A window of Clostridia bacterium contains these coding sequences:
- a CDS encoding isoprenyl transferase, with the protein MRTTVPAGLNRKEAEIYARLDPARLPQHIAVIMDGNGRWARSRHLPRIAGHRAGVEAVRSTVETAASIKIPSLTLYAFSVENWKKRPRTETGFLMALLRRYLKQEVPSLLKNNIRLQYIGREHELPPEVQERMEWARQATAGNTGMVLTLALNYGSRSELVDAFQSIVHTAMNNGGLSHMKVDEDLISRHLYTNGLPDPDLVIRTSGEMRLSNFLLWQLAYAEIYVTETLWPDFRGTHLLNALFEYQKRERRYGGLGASGAHPE; encoded by the coding sequence TTGCGCACAACCGTCCCCGCCGGACTGAATCGCAAAGAAGCCGAGATATACGCCCGGCTTGATCCAGCACGGCTTCCGCAACATATAGCAGTCATCATGGACGGCAACGGCCGCTGGGCTCGCAGCCGCCATCTGCCTCGCATCGCCGGTCACCGCGCCGGCGTTGAGGCCGTGCGCTCTACCGTAGAGACTGCGGCCAGTATCAAAATCCCTTCGCTTACTCTGTACGCTTTTTCAGTCGAGAACTGGAAGAAGCGTCCCCGCACGGAAACGGGATTCCTGATGGCGCTGTTGCGCCGCTATCTGAAGCAGGAAGTCCCGTCGCTGCTGAAGAACAACATCCGCCTGCAATACATCGGACGGGAACACGAGTTGCCCCCCGAAGTACAGGAGCGAATGGAATGGGCTCGACAGGCCACGGCAGGAAATACCGGCATGGTGCTGACCCTGGCGCTCAACTACGGTTCGCGTTCCGAACTGGTAGATGCATTCCAATCTATCGTCCACACGGCGATGAATAACGGCGGTCTTTCACACATGAAAGTGGACGAGGACCTTATCTCGCGGCACCTGTATACGAATGGCCTTCCTGACCCGGACCTGGTGATCCGAACCAGCGGAGAAATGCGTCTCAGCAACTTTCTCCTATGGCAGCTTGCCTATGCTGAGATCTATGTCACAGAGACGCTGTGGCCAGACTTTCGCGGTACCCACCTGCTGAACGCGCTTTTCGAATACCAGAAGCGCGAACGGCGTTATGGCGGACTTGGCGCGTCCGGTGCGCACCCCGAATGA
- a CDS encoding phosphatidate cytidylyltransferase — protein sequence MKRIVTAAVLIPLVLISVFRAPIWMLAALAGLVAVLAIREYLDIAAAYGAKPFTFLTYLFTITIFAQVIWASSAPAPSAIAVLVAAIFFFLFTPFVFLCAGMVRDDLRSVLPGAAVSYFGLPYVGFSLACLVFLRMMPGGWFYVLFTFLVVWVGDTAAYYVGRSMGRLKFSPRISPKKTWEGAIASLVGAVIVGCIATYFAPEINRGLVAMRLLVSRDAFADTPMWVPAVLALVINAAAQVGDLFESLIKRGAGVKDSGSILPGHGGMLDRIDALLFAVPVALILFGATIDKFIQMP from the coding sequence ATGAAGCGCATCGTCACCGCTGCTGTCCTCATTCCGCTCGTTCTCATCAGCGTGTTTCGCGCGCCTATCTGGATGCTGGCAGCGCTTGCCGGTCTGGTTGCCGTGCTAGCCATCCGCGAATACCTTGATATTGCCGCTGCGTACGGCGCTAAACCTTTCACGTTCCTGACGTACCTGTTCACGATCACGATCTTTGCGCAGGTGATCTGGGCGTCCTCGGCACCTGCACCTTCGGCGATTGCAGTACTTGTGGCGGCGATTTTCTTTTTTCTGTTCACGCCGTTCGTGTTTCTCTGCGCGGGCATGGTGCGGGATGATCTGCGTAGCGTACTGCCCGGCGCGGCCGTCTCGTACTTTGGTCTGCCCTATGTTGGATTCTCGCTGGCTTGCCTCGTTTTTTTGCGAATGATGCCAGGTGGCTGGTTCTATGTACTATTCACGTTCCTGGTGGTCTGGGTGGGGGATACAGCTGCATACTACGTAGGCCGCTCTATGGGGCGATTGAAGTTTTCGCCGCGCATCAGTCCGAAGAAGACTTGGGAAGGCGCGATCGCCTCTCTCGTCGGAGCGGTGATCGTGGGTTGCATCGCGACCTACTTCGCGCCGGAGATCAATCGAGGACTGGTTGCCATGCGGTTGCTGGTTTCGCGGGACGCCTTTGCCGACACCCCCATGTGGGTTCCGGCTGTGCTCGCGCTGGTCATCAATGCTGCGGCGCAAGTTGGAGACCTTTTCGAGTCCCTTATCAAACGAGGCGCTGGCGTAAAGGATTCTGGAAGTATCCTGCCGGGGCATGGCGGCATGCTCGACCGGATTGACGCTCTACTGTTTGCGGTGCCGGTGGCGCTCATTCTTTTCGGCGCAACCATCGATAAATTCATTCAAATGCCCTGA
- the dxr gene encoding 1-deoxy-D-xylulose-5-phosphate reductoisomerase: MKSIAILGSTGSIGCSTLNIIESYPDRFSVATMAAGNNVDLAFEQARRWHPRILSMGTDDGAETVSRKLREAGLPEITVLSGSAGTVAVATAPEVDFVVSAIVGVAGLEATYEAVKAGKAIGLANKECLVAAGELITAEARRQGKPLLPIDSEHNAIHQCMRGGRLQEAERVWLTASGGPFLHTPKAAFDSITVEQALNHPTWKMGRRITIDSATLMNKGFEVIEACRLFDLPPAKVQVIVHPQSTIHSMVEFVDGSLLAQISVTDMRLPILYALTYPDRIASDLRFPVKELRQLDFCPPDLEKFPCLRLAYEAAEQGGAKTVALNAADEVAVAAFLDGEIPFQTIPATIQQVLKETPARHPESIKEVLSMDVEARQLARQLIAGTRPFVSAQGERA; the protein is encoded by the coding sequence ATGAAAAGCATCGCTATCTTAGGGTCCACCGGTTCCATCGGTTGCAGCACCCTTAACATTATCGAGTCTTATCCCGACCGGTTCAGCGTGGCGACCATGGCTGCCGGCAACAACGTCGACCTCGCCTTTGAGCAGGCGCGGCGCTGGCATCCCCGCATCCTGTCGATGGGCACCGACGACGGAGCGGAGACGGTCAGCCGCAAGCTTCGCGAAGCAGGCTTGCCGGAAATCACCGTGCTGAGTGGCTCAGCCGGTACGGTTGCCGTTGCTACGGCTCCTGAAGTGGATTTCGTGGTCAGTGCGATTGTGGGTGTCGCCGGGCTGGAAGCCACCTACGAAGCGGTGAAGGCCGGAAAGGCCATCGGCCTTGCGAACAAGGAATGCCTGGTTGCAGCCGGCGAACTCATCACGGCCGAAGCGCGGCGACAGGGCAAACCACTGCTCCCCATCGACAGCGAACACAATGCCATTCATCAGTGCATGAGGGGTGGGCGATTGCAGGAAGCGGAGCGTGTCTGGCTCACTGCTTCGGGCGGCCCGTTTCTGCATACCCCGAAAGCCGCCTTCGACAGCATCACGGTCGAGCAGGCGTTGAACCATCCTACGTGGAAGATGGGTCGGCGGATTACCATAGACTCTGCGACCCTGATGAACAAAGGTTTTGAGGTGATCGAGGCGTGCAGGTTGTTCGACTTGCCGCCCGCCAAGGTTCAGGTCATCGTGCATCCGCAGTCCACCATCCACTCGATGGTCGAGTTCGTGGATGGCAGTCTGTTGGCGCAGATATCCGTGACCGATATGCGCCTGCCCATCCTGTACGCGTTGACCTACCCGGACCGCATAGCATCCGACCTTCGTTTTCCGGTTAAGGAGCTGCGCCAGTTGGACTTTTGCCCTCCGGATCTGGAGAAGTTCCCTTGCCTGCGCCTGGCCTATGAGGCTGCCGAGCAGGGTGGGGCCAAGACGGTGGCCCTGAACGCAGCCGATGAAGTGGCGGTTGCTGCATTCCTGGACGGAGAAATACCTTTCCAGACGATTCCAGCTACAATTCAGCAGGTATTAAAAGAAACGCCCGCGCGCCATCCCGAATCTATAAAAGAAGTTCTGAGTATGGATGTGGAGGCGCGGCAATTGGCGCGACAGCTAATCGCCGGCACCCGGCCTTTCGTCTCGGCTCAAGGGGAAAGGGCCTAA
- a CDS encoding site-2 protease family protein: MATALLYSVVSMVIVLGIMIVVHEFGHFAAAKLFGVRVEVFSVGFGKRILGFRRGETDYRISLLPLGGYVKMAGENPMEARTGDPGEFMSHPRWQRLIIAVAGPAMNIVLAVALLTGVFMAHYEHPIYLDQPAIIGWVLENSAAEKAGFQAGDRIVRIGGTQNPTWEEVIPRVMLSPNQPVEMAVQRGNEILSKTITPESNGPEQFGNPGWLPEQPNTVTETEPDMPAAKAGIQVGDEIVAINGIAVRSTPGMARQLQETKDQPVTITALRGGREMKFNMIPVLTEIDGRKQYRVGVRSEPQHVDKLPFTQAVAKSVDQNKKNSMLILELVQKMMQRKVSIKQMEGPIGIARASGQAAQEAGWTPLLGLMAAISLNLGIFNLFPIPILDGGLILLLLIESLMRRDISQRIKERIYQAAFVCLILFAGLVIFNDVMKALPGLTQHIQ, encoded by the coding sequence ATGGCTACAGCTTTACTGTACAGCGTCGTCTCCATGGTCATCGTGCTCGGCATAATGATTGTGGTGCATGAGTTCGGCCACTTTGCCGCGGCCAAGTTGTTTGGCGTTCGCGTGGAAGTTTTTTCCGTCGGCTTCGGCAAGCGGATTCTGGGGTTTCGGCGTGGCGAAACGGACTACCGCATTTCGCTGCTTCCGTTGGGCGGATACGTGAAGATGGCCGGGGAAAACCCTATGGAAGCGCGCACGGGCGATCCTGGCGAATTCATGTCGCACCCGCGCTGGCAACGGCTGATTATCGCGGTAGCCGGTCCGGCCATGAATATCGTGCTCGCGGTGGCGCTGCTCACCGGCGTCTTCATGGCACATTACGAGCACCCTATCTACCTCGACCAACCGGCGATTATTGGATGGGTTCTGGAGAACTCTGCGGCAGAGAAGGCGGGTTTCCAGGCGGGTGATCGCATCGTTCGTATTGGCGGCACGCAAAATCCCACATGGGAGGAAGTGATCCCACGGGTAATGCTCAGCCCGAACCAGCCGGTCGAAATGGCGGTCCAACGCGGCAATGAAATTTTGTCAAAAACTATCACTCCCGAATCCAACGGACCGGAACAGTTCGGCAACCCTGGATGGCTGCCCGAGCAACCGAACACGGTGACGGAAACCGAACCCGATATGCCGGCCGCCAAAGCCGGTATCCAGGTTGGGGATGAGATCGTCGCGATCAACGGCATCGCGGTTCGTTCCACGCCGGGCATGGCTCGTCAGTTACAAGAGACCAAGGACCAGCCGGTCACGATCACTGCCCTGCGTGGTGGTCGCGAGATGAAGTTCAACATGATACCCGTGCTCACGGAGATTGACGGACGCAAGCAATACCGCGTGGGCGTCCGCTCCGAGCCGCAGCATGTTGACAAGCTGCCGTTCACGCAAGCCGTGGCCAAGTCGGTCGATCAGAACAAGAAGAACTCGATGCTGATTCTCGAGTTAGTTCAGAAGATGATGCAGCGGAAGGTTTCCATCAAGCAGATGGAAGGGCCAATCGGAATCGCTCGCGCTTCCGGACAGGCGGCTCAAGAAGCAGGCTGGACGCCGCTACTCGGCCTGATGGCCGCGATCAGCCTGAACCTTGGCATCTTCAATCTCTTCCCGATTCCAATTCTGGATGGCGGGCTGATTCTGCTGCTGCTGATCGAATCGCTCATGCGGCGGGACATCAGCCAGCGCATCAAGGAACGTATCTACCAGGCTGCATTCGTGTGCCTGATCCTGTTCGCCGGACTCGTGATCTTTAACGACGTTATGAAGGCGCTGCCGGGACTGACGCAACATATTCAATAA